DNA from Borreliella garinii:
TTTAGATTTGATAAAGGTTATTGTTTCAATTTTATTATTCTGAATTTTCTTAATAAAATATTCTCCATCAGCTGTTTTTACGGTTTCGTTTTTTGTTGGTATTTTATCAAGCAGATCTATTAAGTATCCTCCAATTGTATTTGTATACTCTTTATGTTTAATAGATATTCCAATTATCTCTTCGATCTCGTCAAAAGTAGTTTCTCCAAGTATTGAGTAAGTATTGTTGTTGATTTGTGTAATAAGAGGTTTTTCCTCTTTAATGTCGTATTCGTCAGATATTGCTCCAAAAATTTTTTCTACTATGTCTTCTATTGTAAGTATTCCTGAAAAACCACCATACTCGTCAATTACGATTGCCATTATTTTTTGCTTTTTTCTCATAATATCTAATATGTCTTTTATTCTTTTATTTTGTTGTACAAATACAGCCGGCTTAATAAATTGAGAAACATTTTTATTCATGTCTTTTTTATTGACTTCTATAAGATCTTTAGCTATTAAAATTCCAATTATCTGTTCTCTGTTTTGACCTTTGTATATGGGAATTCTAGAATATCCTTCCTCTTTGATCAATTTAATTACATTTTTTAGTTTTGATGAGCTTGAGAGTGAAAAAACCTCTGTTCTGTGAGTCATGATCTCAGAAGCTCTTACTTGATCTATGTCTAGCATTTTTTGCATAAATATTCTAGAGTCGTTTTTTAAAATTCCCAAATTTCCTGCTAAAGAGAGCATATTTTTTATGCTCTCTTTAGTCATTTTATAGCTTGTCTTAATTTTAAGAAGATTTAATATTTTTTTTATTATTTTATTTATTATATATATTATCGGAGTGAATATAAAAATTAATGGTTTTAAAAAAAATGAAGTAGATAGAGCAATGATTTCATTGTTTAGAATTGCAATTTGTTTTGGAAGTATTTCTGCAAAAATTAGAACGATTATTGTTATTAGACCTGTTGATATTGCAAGTGCGCTGTTTCCGTATTTTTCAAGTACAAATTTTGTTGTAAGTGTACTTGCAATAATATTTGATATATTGTTGCCGATAAGAA
Protein-coding regions in this window:
- a CDS encoding hemolysin family protein, producing the protein MSELIVILLFIILSAIFSASETAYTSLSMIQIQDIRKKGKSGISVYNLVQSPSKLITTILIGNNISNIIASTLTTKFVLEKYGNSALAISTGLITIIVLIFAEILPKQIAILNNEIIALSTSFFLKPLIFIFTPIIYIINKIIKKILNLLKIKTSYKMTKESIKNMLSLAGNLGILKNDSRIFMQKMLDIDQVRASEIMTHRTEVFSLSSSSKLKNVIKLIKEEGYSRIPIYKGQNREQIIGILIAKDLIEVNKKDMNKNVSQFIKPAVFVQQNKRIKDILDIMRKKQKIMAIVIDEYGGFSGILTIEDIVEKIFGAISDEYDIKEEKPLITQINNNTYSILGETTFDEIEEIIGISIKHKEYTNTIGGYLIDLLDKIPTKNETVKTADGEYFIKKIQNNKIETITFIKSKN